CGCGGCGCGCAACGCCGAGGGGCTGAACGTCGAGCGGACGTAGTCGAACGAGTAGCGCTTGCCCCGGGAGTTCTCCCGGTTGGAGAAGAGGATCTGGAGGTTTGGGTCGTAGAGCCAGCTGCCGCTGAGGTCCTCGGTCTTCACCGGCGACGCGTACACCGGCAGCAGGGGCATGTTGAGGTTCTTGGTCACCTCGACGGTCGCCCGGTAGTGCCGCTGCTCGACGCCCTGGCCGGCCCGCTCGGTCGGGTCGGGCAGGCTCCGGTTGGCCGGCCGGCCGGTCGGGACCCGCACCCGGAAGCCGTCCGGGCGCAGTTCGTCGGCCACCCCGAAGCGCAGGTAGAACGGGGACGGCTCGGTGGTGCTGACCTTGACCAGGTCGGTCACCTCAGACTGGTTGAGCTGGCCGCTCAGCGCCGCGAAGAGGTCGATCCGGCCCGGGCTGCCGCCCTGCCCCGGCCGCCCGGTGCCGTCGCCCGTCCCGGAGCCGACCGCATCCATCAGGCCGCCGGTCATCCCCGGCACGACCAGCGGCAGCGCGACGGCCAGCGCGACGCCGACCACGGCCAGCCGGCGGCCGGCGGCGGCCAGCGGCGACGCCTCCCACACGTCGACGTCCCGGCCCTCGCCGGTGAACCGGCGGCCGAACCGGCGTACCCGGTCGACGTTGTCGGTGACCAGCAGCCAGAGGTACCCGCAGGCGCCCACCACGAACGGGGTCGCGGGGACGCTGTCCACGTAGACCGCCACCGGCACCGAGTAGATCGCCAGCATCGGCAGGCCGGCCAGCGCCGGCCGGCGCAGCCCCACGGTCAGCACGTCGACCACGACCGCGACCCCGCCGAGGCCGAGCACCGTGAGGAACAGCAGCGAGTCGACGTCGGGCACCTTCACGCCGTACGTCCGCATGTCCTGCACCGACGCGCTGAGCAGCTCGCCGAAGTGGGCGAAGGTGGCCGGCGTGGGCAGGAACGCGAGCAGCTCGGTGCCGCCCGGGAAGATCCAGGTGAGCGCGAGCAGCAGGCCCGCGAGCATGGCCAGCACCTGGCCCCACAGCGGGGCCCGGACCAGCCGGCTCAGCGCGGCCGCCCCGCCCACCACCGCCACCACGATGGCCGCCTGGATCAGCCACGTCCAGCGCTCGAAGATGGCCGACAGCGGCGCCGCGGCCAGCAGGGTCGCCGCGGCGGCGACGAAGCCGAGGTTCCGGGTCGGGGTCACGAGTCCGTCCTTCCGGTCATCGCACGCCCCCGGCCACCGTCTCGGCGAGCGCCGCGCGCAGCGCGAAGCCCTGCGAGCCGCGGGCCGCCTGCGGCCACAGCATCGGCAACCGGCTGCCGTGGTCCACGCCGATCACCCGCCACCCGCTCTGCAGCAGGGCGAGCGCCGCGGCGCCGTGCGCGTGGTCCGCCTCGGCCCGGGCCTTCGGCGGGAGGTTGAGCCAGGTGGAGCTGTCCAGCACGAAGCCGACGCAGGTGGCGCCGCTGCCTCGCAGCCCGCCGAGCAGCTCCGCCTCGGCCGTGCTCACCGAGCCGAACAGGCCGATGATCAGCCCGCCGTCGGCCCGCTGCCGGACCCGCTGCACCAGCGTGGACATCTCGACCCGCCTGTCCAGCCGGACCTCGGCGAGGTGGTCGAGGAGCAACCCGTCGCCGGCCCCCTCGGTCGCGTCCACGTCGGCGCCGGAGCCGGTGACCAGGCGCAGCTTGTAGCCGGCCTGACGCAGGTGCACGGCGATGCTGGCCGCGGCGGAGACCGCCCACTCGAAGCTCGCCGTCGGGCCGTCGCCCCGGTGGCCGAAGGCGCGGGTGTCCAGCACGACCGTGGCCCGGCTATCCCAGGGCTGCTCCTCGCGGCGCACCATCAGCTCGCCGGTGCGGGCGGTCGACTTCCAGTGCACCCGGCGCAGGTCGTCGCCCATCCGGTACTCCCGGGTGGCCGCGTCGTCCTCGCCGTGCACGGCGACCGAGCGGGCCCGGCTGTCGCCGCTGCCGGCGTACTCGCCGGGGAGGCGGACCGAGGGCAGCGGGGTGACCTGCGGGATGACGGTGAGGTGGTCGGTGCTGGGGAAGGCGCGGGTGAGCTCGCACAACCCGAACGGGTCGGTCAGCCGGACCACCAGCGGACCCACCTCGTACCGGCCACGCACGTCGGCGCGGACGGTGTACGCCACCGAGCTGGCCTGGTGCGCGCCGAGCCGTTCCAGCACCACCCTCGGCCGGCTGCCCAGCGCGTACGGCAGCCGGTCCTCCAGCAGCAGGGTGCCGGTGGGCAGCCGGGACAGGTTCTGCAGCCGCAGCACCACCCGGGAGCTGGCCCCGACCGGCACCCGGTGCGGCTCCAGGGACCGGTTGCAGGCGAGCTTGTAGCGGCTGCGCCCCACGTACGCCGCCGCGAGCAGCGGCAGGACGGCGAGCAGGATGGCCACCCGCAGCAGGTCCTTCTCGCCGAGGATGCCGGCGGAGACCGCGGCGGCCAGCGCGGCCGCCAGGAAGGAGCGGCCGCGGGTGGTCAGTCCACGCAGGCCGTCGCGCACCTCACGGCCTCCGGGGCTCGAACGGGCCGCGGCCGTTGCCGGTGGCGGGCCGGGTGTCGTACGGGGAACGCTTGCGGTCGTGCGGCAACGGCAGCCGGTGCACCAGCTCTGCGACGATCGCGTCGGTGGTGCGGCGGGCCAGCTGCGCGTCGGCGGTCGGGATGATCCGGTGCGCCAGCACCGGCACGGCGAGCGCCTGGAGGTCGTCGGGGAGGACGTAGTCGCGCCCCTCCAGGGCGGCCACCGCGCGGGAAGTGCGCAGCAGCTGGAGGGTGGCCCGGGGAGAGGCACCGAGGCGCAGGTCCGGGGCCTCGCGGGTGGCGGTGACCAGGTCGATCGCGTACTGCTTGACGGCGTCGGCGACGTGCACCTGCCGGACGGTGGCGATGAGCCGGCGCACGGTGGCCGCGTCGGAGACCGGGCGCAGCTCGTTCAGCGGGTCGGCGGCCCCGTGACCGTCCAGCATGGCCAGCTCGGCGCCGACGTCCGGGTAGCCCATCGCGATCCGGGCGGTGAACCGGTCGCGCTGCGCCTCCGGCAGCGGGTACGTCCCCTCCATCTCGATCGGGTTCTGCGTCGCGATCACCATGAACGGGGTCTGCAGCTGGTAGGTGACCCCGTCGACCGTGACCTGCCGCTCCTCCATGCACTCGAGCAGGGCGGACTGGGTCTTCGGCGAGGCCCGGTTGATCTCGTCGCCGACCACCAGGTTGGCGAAGACCGCGCCGGGGCGGAACTCGAAGTCGTGCGTCTCCTGGTTGTAGACGCTGACCCCGGTGACGTCGCTGGGCAGCAGGTCGGGGGTGAACTGGATCCGGCGGACGGAGCAGTCGATGGAACGGGCGAGCGCCTTGGCCAGCTTGGTCTTGCCCACGCCGGGCACGTCCTCGATGAGCAGGTGGCCCTCGGCGAGCAGCACGGCCAGGGCGAGCCGCACGGTGGCGGTCTTGCCCTCGATGACCTGCTCGATGTTGGCCACGATGGCCTCGCTGGCGGCGCGGAACTCGTCGTGCGGCAGCAGACCGCCCACCTCGTCCCAGGTCTGTTGTGTCACGGGCCTCCTCCTCGTCGCCGGACGGCAGCTCTGTATAGAGCACCTGGACCCGCCGTTAGGTTCGCGACGTGCGAGCCTCGTCTGCCGCAATAATCTCACTGGCCTCTCAGGCTAACCATGTTTGTCGCTGCCGCCGACCCCCGCAGCCAGTCGGTCGGTTACGCCCGAATATTCGTCAGGTCGAGGGAACCGGGCGGTCACGGCCCGTCGTCGCCGGGGCCGTCCGGGGGCCGGTCCGGCCCGCCGCGCGTCCCGACCAGCGGTAGCGGTCGGCGTGGACGGCCGCGGGGCGGGTACACTCCCGGTCATGGCCGGAGTCTTCCTGCTTCTTACCGGGCCGTGCTGATGCGCTGACGCGCGACAGCACGGCGGCCCCTCCTGCGCGAGGGGCTTTTTTGTGCCCTGAGCAGAGCTCCCCAAATCCGACATGAAGCGCCGAGGAGACGCCATGAGTGAGGCAGCCGCACCGGCGAACGACATCCCCCCGTTCCGGTACACCGCGGCCCTGGCCGGCGAGATCGAGCACCGCTGGCAGGACAGCTGGGCGCGGGAGGGCACCTTCCACGCGCCGAACCCGGCCGGGCCGCTGGCCGACCCCGACCACCCGCGGGCGGGCGCGGAGAAGCTGTACGTGCTGGACATGTTCCCGTACCCGTCCGGCGCCGGCCTGCACGTCGGCCACCCGCTGGGCTACATCGGCACCGACTGCTTCGCCCGCTACCAGCGGATGGCCGGGCGCAACGTGCTGCACGCGATGGGCTTCGACGCGTTCGGCCTGCCCGCCGAGCAGTACGCGGTGCAGACCGGCACCCACCCGCGCACCACCACGGTGGCGAACATCGCGCGGTACAAGGAGCAGCTGCGCCGGCTGGGGCTGGCCCACGACGAGCGCCGCACGGTGGCCACCATCGACACCGACTTCTACCGCTGGACCCAGTGGATCTTCCTGCAGATCTTCAACTCCTGGTACGACGCGGACGCGAAGAGGGCCCGTCCGGTCGCCGAGCTGATCGCCGAGTTCGAGGGGGGCACCCGGCCGACCCCGGACGGTCGCCCCTGGGCCGAGCTGACCGTGGCCGAGCGGCGGGCGATCGTCGACGACCACCGGCTGGCGTACGTCTCCGAGGCGCCGGTGAACTGGTGCCCGGGGCTGGGCACCGTGCTGGCCAACGAGGAGGTCACCGCCGACGGCCGCTCCGAGCGGGGCAACTTCCCGGTCTTCAAGCGCAACCTGAAGCAGTGGATGATGCGGATCACCGCGTACGGCGACCGGCTGCTGGACGACCTGGACACCCTGGACTGGCCGGAGCCGATCAAGCTGCAGCAGCGCAACTGGATCGGCCGGTCCCAGGGCGCGCACATCGACTTCCCCACCACCCTGGAGCCGATCCGGGTGTTCACGACCCGGCCGGACACCGTCTTCGGCGCCACCTACATGGTGCTGGCCCCCGAGCACGAGCTGGTCGACGTGCTGGTCCCGGCGACCTGGCCCGAGGGGACGAAGGACGCCTGGACCGGCGGGCACGCCAGCCCGCGGGCGGCCGTCGAGGCGTACCGGAAGGCCGCCGCGGCCAAGACGGACGTGGAGCGGCAGGCCGACACCAGGGAGAAGACCGGCGTCTTCGTCGGCGTGTACGCGACCAACCCGGTCACCGGCGGGCGCA
The window above is part of the Micromonospora inositola genome. Proteins encoded here:
- a CDS encoding DUF58 domain-containing protein; this translates as MRDGLRGLTTRGRSFLAAALAAAVSAGILGEKDLLRVAILLAVLPLLAAAYVGRSRYKLACNRSLEPHRVPVGASSRVVLRLQNLSRLPTGTLLLEDRLPYALGSRPRVVLERLGAHQASSVAYTVRADVRGRYEVGPLVVRLTDPFGLCELTRAFPSTDHLTVIPQVTPLPSVRLPGEYAGSGDSRARSVAVHGEDDAATREYRMGDDLRRVHWKSTARTGELMVRREEQPWDSRATVVLDTRAFGHRGDGPTASFEWAVSAAASIAVHLRQAGYKLRLVTGSGADVDATEGAGDGLLLDHLAEVRLDRRVEMSTLVQRVRQRADGGLIIGLFGSVSTAEAELLGGLRGSGATCVGFVLDSSTWLNLPPKARAEADHAHGAAALALLQSGWRVIGVDHGSRLPMLWPQAARGSQGFALRAALAETVAGGVR
- a CDS encoding AAA family ATPase, with the protein product MTQQTWDEVGGLLPHDEFRAASEAIVANIEQVIEGKTATVRLALAVLLAEGHLLIEDVPGVGKTKLAKALARSIDCSVRRIQFTPDLLPSDVTGVSVYNQETHDFEFRPGAVFANLVVGDEINRASPKTQSALLECMEERQVTVDGVTYQLQTPFMVIATQNPIEMEGTYPLPEAQRDRFTARIAMGYPDVGAELAMLDGHGAADPLNELRPVSDAATVRRLIATVRQVHVADAVKQYAIDLVTATREAPDLRLGASPRATLQLLRTSRAVAALEGRDYVLPDDLQALAVPVLAHRIIPTADAQLARRTTDAIVAELVHRLPLPHDRKRSPYDTRPATGNGRGPFEPRRP